From the genome of Schaalia dentiphila ATCC 17982, one region includes:
- a CDS encoding DNA-directed RNA polymerase subunit beta', with amino-acid sequence MLDAKTFDSLKITLATGDDIAEWSHGEVKKPETINYRTLKPERDGLFGEQIFGPTRDWECACGKYKRVRYKGIVCEKCGVEVTRSRVRRERMGHIDLAAPVTHIWYFKGVPSRLGYVLNLAPKDLEKVIYFAAYMITEVDEKGRHEDLAELRAELEVQKKQMENNRDATINDFAEQLESDMAALEKDGASQAERERARKQGEREMAKIRRRFDGDIEGLEAVWERFKDLKVGDLEGDERLYRAMVARYGTYFKGDMGAAAIQKRLETFDLEAEVAALRQTIGSDSGPRKARAIKRLKVINAFVATGNSPASMVLTKIPVIPPDLRPMVQLDGGRFATSDLNDLYRRVINRNTRLKRLLELGAPEIIVNNEKRMLQESVDALFDNGRRGRPVAGPGNRPLKSISDMLKGKQGRFRQNLLGKRVDYSGRSVIVVGPQLQLHQCGLPKQMALELFKPFVMKRLVEKNYAQNVKAAKRKVERQRPEVWDVLDDVIREHPVLLNRAPTLHRLGIQAFEPQLIEGKAIQLHPLACGAFNADFDGDQMAVHLPLGAEAQAEARILMLSTNNILKPSDGRPVAMPSQDMIIGLFHLTSTPDPSVPVEKDEDGNPVIPYFSSQAEAQMAYDAGNLHLNATARIRFADGTVPPEGWEAPEGWEPGDELILETSLGRAIFNEQLPTDYPFINEVVGKKQLGNIVNTLTQRYPNVLVADCLDALKSAGFHWSTWSGITIAFSDIQASPRKREILARYEAKAAEIVEQFETGIILEETRYEELVKLWLQCTEEVADDMRANFDERNTVYRMVNSGARGNWSQVQQIAGMRGLVSDPKQKLIEQPIKANYREGLTVLEYFIATHGARKGLVDTALRTAESGYLTRRLVDVSQDVIVREGDCGTRAGLKIDIAHKNEFGEWEASETIETTAYARNLARDAVNEAGEVVMPAGTDLGDDQLAELVAAGVEQIVCRSVLTCESQVGTCAACYGRSLATGKQVDIGEAVGIIAAQSIGEPGTQLTMRTFHTGGAASAADITQGLPRVQELFEARSPKVEAKMNEAAGRVHIDDEDPSARKVVITRDDGKEDLVIEVSRRQKLLVSEGQHIEAGTPLTEGQLDPKEILRIMGRNVSQKMLVDEVQKVYRDQGVGIHAKHIEVIVRQMLRRVTILEPGDTTFMPGELVDRMAYLTQNRRVAAEGGQPASGRQMLMGITKASLATDSWLSAASFQETTKVLTEAAMNGKSDSLVGLKENVILGKLIPAGTGLSRYNDVIVEPTAEAMANSNYSEADFGDGSVSEDFLDALGAIDFGMNFRE; translated from the coding sequence TTGCTGGACGCCAAAACGTTCGACAGCCTGAAGATCACCCTGGCCACCGGCGACGACATCGCCGAGTGGAGCCACGGTGAGGTTAAGAAGCCGGAGACCATCAACTACCGTACGCTCAAGCCCGAGCGCGACGGCCTGTTCGGTGAGCAGATCTTCGGCCCCACCCGCGACTGGGAGTGCGCGTGTGGCAAGTACAAGCGCGTGCGCTACAAGGGCATCGTCTGCGAGAAGTGCGGTGTCGAGGTCACTCGCTCCCGCGTTCGTCGTGAGCGCATGGGTCACATCGACCTGGCCGCCCCCGTTACGCACATCTGGTACTTCAAGGGTGTTCCCTCGCGCCTGGGCTACGTGCTCAACCTCGCGCCCAAGGACCTCGAGAAGGTCATCTACTTCGCTGCCTACATGATCACCGAGGTCGACGAAAAGGGTCGCCACGAGGATCTGGCTGAACTGCGCGCCGAACTTGAGGTGCAGAAGAAGCAGATGGAGAACAACCGCGACGCGACGATCAACGACTTCGCGGAGCAGCTTGAGTCCGACATGGCCGCCCTGGAAAAGGACGGCGCCTCGCAGGCCGAGCGCGAGCGCGCCCGCAAGCAGGGCGAACGCGAGATGGCCAAGATTCGCCGCCGCTTCGACGGCGACATCGAAGGCCTCGAGGCCGTGTGGGAGCGCTTCAAGGACCTTAAGGTTGGCGACCTTGAGGGCGACGAGCGCCTCTACCGTGCGATGGTGGCCCGTTACGGCACCTACTTCAAGGGTGACATGGGCGCTGCCGCTATCCAGAAGCGCCTGGAGACCTTCGACCTGGAGGCCGAGGTCGCCGCGCTGCGTCAGACCATCGGCTCTGACTCCGGCCCGCGCAAGGCCCGTGCCATCAAGCGCCTGAAGGTCATCAACGCCTTCGTCGCGACCGGCAACTCGCCGGCTTCGATGGTCCTCACCAAGATCCCCGTGATCCCGCCGGACCTGCGCCCGATGGTTCAGCTGGACGGCGGCCGTTTCGCGACCTCCGACCTCAACGACCTGTACCGTCGTGTCATCAACCGCAACACCCGACTCAAGCGTCTGCTCGAGCTGGGCGCCCCCGAGATCATCGTCAACAACGAGAAGCGCATGCTTCAGGAGTCCGTTGACGCTCTCTTCGACAACGGCCGCCGTGGTCGCCCCGTCGCGGGCCCGGGCAACCGTCCGCTGAAGTCGATCTCGGACATGCTCAAGGGTAAGCAGGGGCGTTTCCGTCAGAACCTGCTCGGTAAGCGCGTCGACTACTCGGGTCGTTCTGTTATCGTCGTCGGCCCGCAGCTGCAGCTGCACCAGTGTGGTCTGCCCAAGCAGATGGCCCTGGAGCTGTTCAAGCCCTTCGTCATGAAGCGCCTGGTTGAGAAGAACTACGCGCAGAACGTCAAGGCCGCCAAGCGCAAGGTTGAGCGTCAGCGCCCCGAGGTGTGGGACGTCCTCGACGACGTCATCCGCGAGCACCCCGTGCTGCTGAACCGTGCACCTACGCTGCACCGCCTCGGCATCCAGGCGTTCGAGCCCCAGCTGATTGAGGGTAAGGCTATCCAGCTGCACCCCCTCGCCTGTGGCGCCTTCAACGCCGACTTTGACGGCGACCAGATGGCTGTCCACCTGCCGCTGGGCGCTGAGGCGCAGGCCGAGGCCCGCATCCTCATGCTGTCGACGAACAACATCCTCAAGCCCTCCGACGGTCGCCCCGTGGCCATGCCGTCGCAGGACATGATCATCGGTCTGTTCCACCTGACCTCGACGCCCGACCCGTCGGTGCCCGTCGAGAAGGACGAAGACGGAAACCCCGTGATTCCGTACTTCTCCAGCCAGGCGGAAGCCCAGATGGCGTACGACGCCGGCAACCTGCACCTGAACGCGACCGCGCGCATCCGCTTCGCCGACGGCACCGTGCCGCCCGAGGGCTGGGAAGCCCCCGAGGGCTGGGAGCCCGGCGACGAGCTGATCCTCGAGACCAGCCTCGGCCGCGCGATCTTCAACGAGCAGCTGCCCACCGACTACCCGTTCATCAACGAGGTCGTCGGCAAGAAGCAGCTCGGTAACATCGTGAACACGCTGACCCAGCGTTACCCGAACGTGCTCGTGGCGGACTGCCTCGACGCGCTGAAATCGGCCGGCTTCCACTGGTCGACCTGGTCGGGCATCACGATTGCGTTCTCCGACATTCAGGCCTCGCCGCGTAAGCGCGAGATCCTGGCCCGCTACGAGGCCAAGGCCGCCGAGATCGTTGAGCAGTTCGAGACGGGTATCATCCTCGAGGAGACCCGTTACGAGGAGCTCGTGAAGCTGTGGCTGCAGTGCACCGAAGAGGTCGCCGACGACATGCGCGCGAACTTCGACGAGCGCAACACCGTGTACCGCATGGTGAACTCCGGCGCCCGTGGTAACTGGTCTCAGGTTCAGCAGATCGCCGGTATGCGTGGCCTCGTGTCCGACCCGAAGCAGAAGCTGATCGAGCAGCCCATTAAGGCGAACTACCGCGAAGGCCTGACGGTTCTCGAGTACTTCATCGCCACGCACGGCGCCCGAAAGGGCCTGGTCGATACGGCTCTGCGTACCGCCGAGTCGGGCTACCTGACCCGTCGTCTGGTCGACGTCTCGCAGGACGTTATCGTCCGCGAGGGCGACTGTGGCACCCGCGCCGGCCTGAAGATCGACATCGCTCACAAGAACGAGTTCGGTGAGTGGGAGGCGTCCGAGACCATCGAGACGACCGCCTACGCCCGTAACCTCGCCCGTGACGCGGTGAACGAGGCCGGAGAGGTCGTCATGCCCGCGGGTACCGACCTGGGTGACGACCAGCTCGCCGAGCTCGTCGCAGCCGGCGTCGAGCAGATCGTCTGCCGTTCCGTCCTCACCTGTGAGTCGCAGGTCGGCACCTGTGCGGCCTGCTACGGTCGCTCGCTGGCCACCGGCAAGCAGGTCGACATCGGCGAGGCCGTCGGCATTATCGCCGCTCAGTCGATTGGCGAGCCCGGCACGCAGCTGACGATGCGTACGTTCCACACCGGTGGCGCCGCCTCCGCTGCGGATATTACGCAGGGTCTGCCCCGTGTCCAGGAACTCTTCGAGGCCCGCAGCCCGAAGGTCGAGGCGAAGATGAACGAGGCCGCCGGCCGCGTCCACATCGACGACGAAGACCCGAGCGCGCGTAAGGTCGTCATCACCCGTGACGACGGCAAGGAAGACCTGGTCATCGAGGTCTCGCGTCGCCAGAAGCTCCTCGTCTCCGAGGGCCAGCACATCGAGGCTGGCACCCCGCTGACCGAAGGCCAGCTGGATCCCAAGGAAATCCTGCGCATCATGGGCCGTAACGTGTCCCAGAAGATGCTCGTGGACGAAGTCCAGAAGGTGTACCGCGACCAGGGCGTGGGCATTCACGCCAAGCACATCGAGGTCATCGTCCGTCAGATGCTGCGCCGCGTCACCATCCTGGAGCCCGGCGACACGACGTTCATGCCCGGCGAGCTCGTCGACCGCATGGCGTACCTGACGCAGAACCGTCGCGTCGCAGCCGAGGGCGGCCAGCCCGCCTCCGGTCGCCAGATGCTGATGGGTATCACGAAGGCGTCGCTGGCCACGGATTCGTGGCTGTCGGCCGCGTCCTTCCAGGAGACCACCAAGGTCCTGACCGAGGCCGCCATGAACGGCAAGTCGGACTCCCTGGTGGGCCTCAAGGAGAACGTTATCCTCGGTAAGCTCATCCCGGCTGGCACCGGCCTATCGCGCTACAACGACGTTATCGTCGAGCCGACGGCTGAAGCCATGGCGAACTCGAACTACTCCGAAGCCGACTTCGGTGACGGCTCTGTGTCCGAGGACTTCCTCGACGCGCTGGGCGCCATCGACTTTGGCATGAACTTCCGCGAGTAA